Part of the Henckelia pumila isolate YLH828 chromosome 2, ASM3356847v2, whole genome shotgun sequence genome is shown below.
AAGTGAGGAAAATGGAGCCCGTCTGCAGAATCTTGGAGGCGGATGCTGATTATTGTGACATGGAAGGAGATATAAGGATTGAGGCCAATTCCTCCACTATATTTCTGGTAACTTCCCGCGAGAAAATTGTCGAAAATTCAACCATTTCATGGAGCATACGGCCTTATCCAAGAAGGGGAATTGATTATGTCAAGACGTGGAATGTGAAAATTGTGGGAGTGCACAATGACATCCCCAAGTGTACTGAAAATCATAATTCTCCTGCCATACTCTTCTCGACTAGTGGATTTGCAGGAAACCTTTTCCACGATTTTGCGGATTTGATACTTCCATTGTACACAACTTCctttgatttcaaaagggaTGTGCAGTTTCTTGCTAGTGATTATCAATCTTGGTGGCTGTCGAAATACCGCGAAATACTCGAAAAGTTCACTAGACATGAGATCATTGCCATTGATAGACAGAAACAAGAAGTGCATTGCTACAAGAAAATGGTTGCTGGCCTGAATTATCACAAAGAACTCATCATAAATCCATTATTAGTCGAATCAAATCAAACTCGATCCGGTCTTTCAATGAGCAACTTCAGAGGACTAATACAAGAAACGTATTCCTTAGAGAGAACACATGCTATGGCTATTCGTAACACAACAGGTAAGCGAGATAACTCGACAGGACGCAGGCCACGCATCATGATCATAACGAGGAACAGAACACGAATCCTCATGAACCATGATGAAGTCTCTCAAACTGCAAGGGAGCTAGGCTTCGAGGTCGTCTTAGCAGAGGCACAAAAATCGACTAGTCTACCAAGATTTGCACGACTTGTGAATTCGTGCGACGTGCTGATGGGGATACACGGAGCTGGTTTAACCAACATGGTTTTCTTGCCTGAAAATGCTGTAGTAATCCAAGTGGTTCCTCTAGGGGCTATGGATTGGTTAGCTAAACATGATTTTGGAGACCCTTGTGTTGATATGAAGTTGAAGTACTTAGAATACAAGATAGGATTGAAAGAGAGTTCTTTGAGTTTGAAGTATTCAAGTGAAGATCCAGTTCTGAAAGATCCATTGTCCATTCACAGAAAGGGATGGAATGAATTGAGATCCACTTACTTGGAAAATCAGAATGTTACCATTGATATTGGGAGGTTCAAAAGTACATTAGTTGAGGCACTCAAGCTTCTAAgtcattaaatattatatatatatgatattgttCATAATCTGGTGAAATTGTACAATTTTTTGAGTGATCATTACGAATCTTGAGGAAGTTTTTTACTGTAAAAACTTTATTTCCGAATGGGTTTATGACAAGACGTTTATACATGCAAGTTTGATCAAAAAACCCAAGTGGGTTCTTGTAAGAAAAATGCTACTTAGTGGTGTTTGAAAAAGTGATTCTCtgctttttttataattaaattttgaaaatttggtaaaacaCGGAGAATCACTTTTTTTAAACAATTCCAAACACTATCTTAAAACGATTAAAATGGGATCTTTAAATTGAATATGATCGTTGAAGGTCCATCGGGGTTACTGGATTACATCAAAGCCAAAAGTCTTGAAGGAAATTGACTAGAGAGAGCTGTTATCTCCAAACACGGGTCGTTATATTTTGGAAGACGAGGAAAGGCAGAGAGGGGCAATATAATCTTACACAATTACATAACATGCATTACTTTCTAATCAACTTTCAATTTTagtctaatatttttttatttatgacatTTTTTTGTTCTTTATAATTGAGAGTGTTAATATGACACTACATATATCAGAGTTACATTGGTGTTATATCAACACCATATTGGAAATTTaccaaacaaaaaacaaaagaaacacAGTAAGATTGTAATTTGGCAACGTAGAGTACTTTGTTTACTATAACAATCGGTCAGGACAAGGACGATTGTTCCTTAATAAGTGGAGAAATTTTCTAAAACTGATTTAAAATGTGGCAACAAAAGATGCCTTTAGTCAATGTTACTCAACTAATTGAGAGCGGCTACTGTATATGCATGGGATCATACTTAATTCGTAGCCAATTTTTCTACGCATGAAACATTTTCAACAGATTGGACGATGCACCATACACACAATCAATGTGCGTATCAAATTTCCAAAGATTGGACGATGCACCATACATACAAATGATACAATCAATGTGTATCAAATTTCCAAACAAATGTGAACGCCGATGTTTTTGACAAGAAGTATATTTGAGATGAAGAAATTCATTGTTAGGaagtttttggattttaaaatgATAGGCCATGAGTCAAGAACAAGAATTATAAAGTTATTATCCACGAGATTCATACAAAATACAAGAGTACACGAGGTGATAATAAACAATAATAGATCAAAGTGATTacattgaaaattttgaaacgaGTTTAAAATATGTACATTTGAAAACAAAAGTCGAAATAAATGAAATATTTGACTTCATTGCAAAAAATTAATGGAAAATCTATTTTTGTTTTCCTTAttcataaatttatttatttttatcttttaattctGTTAAATCCGTAAGTTTTAGTGATAACAAACATATATCATTGTTGTATAATTTGctgtctttttattttattttattttatgtaaaaCAGTTTATCGACCACTTGTTTTGAAAATTTCTCGTCTGGTCGTGAGAAGTCACTCGCCTTGTTGCATGCAAAAGTCAGTACTCGCCTAGTCTTAAGAAGTAAATCAGTCGACTGGCCACCATGACAAGATCTACTCGCCTGGTCTAGGTAGTCCTTGCCCTTTCACCATTTCAAGTATATCTTAGCTTTCACAACGCCTATAAGGGATGTCTTATGATCCAAGCTACAAATTGTTCAGAGAATATGTCTGTTGCTTTTCAGAAAAGTATATTGTCAAGACATGtacaacaaaaaaaatcaagaaaatcaGAATGTTTTTCTAAAATTCTCACTGATGAGCTTATGATTAGAGACTGTCTACGATCGTTGCTTTCTTGATTGAGAAAGAGCTAAATCTCGCATAGTTATTAAAGCATACTACATGTAGTAACCCAactcggatccactactaatcagatgTTAAAGCTTAATTAAGCAAGCAATTAATTTATTAGGCATAGATAAACCGcgcaaacttaaataaatgataGACCGACAGAATTAAActggataaataaaaccaaTATACAACACAATCGAATAAATCCTAATAAAAATGTAACCTAACAGCTACCCCTATTGTCTTTCTCTGGTTATTGATTACTCCAAGTCCCTAGGCGCAC
Proteins encoded:
- the LOC140877769 gene encoding alpha-1,3-arabinosyltransferase XAT3-like translates to MYDPILEKSFTRYDRKRLGCCAFIMFTITICSTFWPRLLPFTSSKLVDHGVYMPLSMNAMLETSEPPTEVEVRKMEPVCRILEADADYCDMEGDIRIEANSSTIFLVTSREKIVENSTISWSIRPYPRRGIDYVKTWNVKIVGVHNDIPKCTENHNSPAILFSTSGFAGNLFHDFADLILPLYTTSFDFKRDVQFLASDYQSWWLSKYREILEKFTRHEIIAIDRQKQEVHCYKKMVAGLNYHKELIINPLLVESNQTRSGLSMSNFRGLIQETYSLERTHAMAIRNTTGKRDNSTGRRPRIMIITRNRTRILMNHDEVSQTARELGFEVVLAEAQKSTSLPRFARLVNSCDVLMGIHGAGLTNMVFLPENAVVIQVVPLGAMDWLAKHDFGDPCVDMKLKYLEYKIGLKESSLSLKYSSEDPVLKDPLSIHRKGWNELRSTYLENQNVTIDIGRFKSTLVEALKLLSH